In Odontesthes bonariensis isolate fOdoBon6 chromosome 6, fOdoBon6.hap1, whole genome shotgun sequence, one genomic interval encodes:
- the tars1 gene encoding threonine--tRNA ligase 1, cytoplasmic, with protein sequence MAEQSVLEKMSELQVDAVKKVASDNGKDGGKKKAKNAAGDAAGKAELSPPPQYIDERLNLYAKLKAEHDALMAEKAAKNSRPIKVTLPDGKVVEAESWKTTPYQVACGISQGLADNTVISKVNNSVWDLDRPLEDDCSLQLLKFDDEEAQAVYWHSSAHILGEAMERVYGGCLCYGPPIENGFYYDMFLESEGVSSNDFPGLENLCKKIIKEKQPFERLEIKKETLLEMFKYNKFKCRILNEKVTTPTTTVYRCGPLIDLCRGPHVRHTGKIKALKIHKNSSTYWEGKADMETLQRIYGISFPDPKMLKEWEKFQEEAKNRDHRKLGREQDLFFFHELSPGSCFFLPKGASIYNKLTEFIRSEYRKRGFQEVVTPNIYNSKLWLTSGHWQHYSENMFSFEVEKEIFALKPMNCPGHCLMFAHRPRSWRELPIRMADFGVLHRNELSGALTGLTRVRRFQQDDAHIFCSMDQIEDEIKGCLDFLRTVYDVFGFTFKLNLSTRPEKFLGEPEIWDQAEKQLENSLNEFGEKWVLNPGDGAFYGPKIDIEIKDAIGRYHQCATIQLDFQLPIRFDLTFVSHDGDDKKKPVIIHRAILGSVERMIAILTENYGGKWPLWLSPRQVMVVPVGPTCEEYAEKVKQEFHNSGFMTDVDVDPGCTLNKKIRNAQLAQYNFILVVGEKEKTSDTVNVRTRDNKVHGERSVEECIERLKQLKVSRSRNAEEEF encoded by the exons ATGGCTGAGCAAAGTGTCTTGGAGAAGATGAGCGAACTGCAAGTGGACGCGGTTAAAAAG GTGGCAAGTGACAATGGTAAAGATGGAGGGAAGAAGAAGGCAAAAAATGCTGCTGGGGATGCTGCAGGCAAGGCTGAG TTGTCGCCACCACCTCAGTACATCGATGAACGCCTTAATTTGTATGCGAAGCTGAAAGCCGAGCACGACGCTCTGATGGCAGAGAAGGCTGCAAAGAACAGCAGACCCATCAAGGTGACCCTGCCTGATGGGAAGGTGGTGGAGGCGGAGTCCTGGAAGACCACACCATACCAAGTGGCATGTGGAATCAG TCAAGGCCTTGCTGACAACACAGTGATTTCCAAGGTGAACAACAGTGTGTGGGACCTGGACCGACCTTTGGAGGATGACTGCAGCCTTCAGCTGCTCAAGTTTGACGATGAGGAGGCCCAAGCT GTTTACTGGCACTCCAGTGCTCATATCCTGGGTGAAGCCATGGAGCGGGTGTATGGAGGGTGCCTCTGCTACGGTCCCCCGATTGAGAACGGCTTCTACTATGACATGTTTTTGGAGAGCGA GGGCGTATCAAGCAATGACTTCCCCGGTTTGGAGAACCTATGCAAGAAAATCATCAAGGAGAAGCAGCCATTTGAGAGGCTGGAGATAAAGAAGGAAACACTGCTGGAGATGTTTAAG TACAACAAGTTTAAGTGCCGCATTCTGAATGAGAAAGTCACCACTCCCACCACCACCGTTTACAG ATGTGGTCCCTTAATCGACCTGTGTCGAGGGCCTCATGTGAGACACACTGGAAAGATCAAGGCACTCAAGATCCACAAg AATTCTTCTACTTACTGGGAGGGAAAGGCAGACATGGAAACCCTCCAGAGGATCTACGGAATCTCCTTCCCCGACCCCAAAATGCTCAAAGAATGGGAAAAGTTTCAGGAGGAGGCCAAGAACAGAGATCACCGCAAACTAGGACGG GAGCAGGACCTGTTCTTCTTCCATGAACTGAGTCCAGGGAGCTGCTTCTTCCTGCCAAAGGGGGCCTCCATCTACAACAAACTGACTGAGTTCATCAGA AGTGAGTACAGGAAGAGGGGCTTCCAGGAGGTGGTGACACCCAACATCTACAACAGCAAACTCTGGCTGACCTCCGGACACTGGCAGCACTACAGCGAGAACATGTTCTCCTTCGAAGTGGAGAAGGAGATCTTTGCCCTCAAACCCATGAACTGCCCTGGACATTG CCTGATGTTTGCTCACCGTCCTCGCTCCTGGAGAGAGCTGCCCATCCGCATGGCCGACTTCGGCGTCCTGCACAGGAATGAGCTATCAGGGGCCCTGACTGGCCTCACTCGAGTCCGTCGGTTCCAGCAGGACGATGCTCATATCTTCTGCTCCATGGACCAG ATCGAGGACGAGATTAAGGGCTGCCTGGACTTCCTGAGGACCGTGTATGACGTGTTTGGCTTCACTTTCAAGCTCAACCTTTCTACCAGGCCAGAGAAGTTTCTGGGAGAACCAGAGATCTGGGACCAAGCAGAGAAG CAACTGGAGAACAGCTTGAATGAGTTTGGAGAGAAATGGGTTCTCAACCCGGGTGACGGAGCTTTCTACGGACCCAAG ATTGACATTGAGATCAAGGACGCCATCGGTCGATACCATCAGTGTGCCACAATACAACTTGATTTCCAGCTACCCATTCGCTTTGACCTCACCTTTGTCAg CCATGACGGTGATGACAAGAAGAAGCCAGTGATCATCCACAGAGCCATCCTGGGATCAGTCGAGAGGATGATCGCCATTCTTACCGAAAACTACGGAGGCAAATG GCCACTGTGGCTTTCTCCCCGTCAAGTGATGGTTGTACCTGTGGGACCAACCTGTGAGGAGTATGCTGAGAAA GTCAAGCAAGAATTTCACAACAGCGGCTTCATGACCGACGTGGATGTCGACCCCGGCTGCACTCTGAACAAAAAAATCCGAAACGCACAGTTGGCGCAGTACAACTTCATCCTGG TGGTGGGAGAGAAGGAGAAGACGAGCGACACTGTAAACGTACGCACCAGAGACAACAAAGTCCACGGCGAGCGCAGTGTGGAGGAGTGCATTGAGCGTCTCAAACAGCTCAAGGTGTCCAGGAGTCGAAATGCAGAGGAGGAATTCTGA